The following are encoded in a window of Citrobacter freundii genomic DNA:
- a CDS encoding VF530 family protein encodes MNAHTSKDPLHGVTLEMQVTALVDRFGWAELSQLININCFKNDPSVKSSLKFLRRTPWARAEVEALYLDSLNDDAPENTESPDFDPWANSRANNK; translated from the coding sequence ATGAATGCTCATACTTCGAAAGACCCTTTACACGGCGTAACGCTTGAAATGCAGGTCACTGCGCTGGTTGACCGCTTTGGTTGGGCTGAGCTGAGCCAACTCATCAACATCAACTGTTTTAAAAACGATCCCAGCGTTAAATCCAGTTTAAAATTTCTGCGCCGCACGCCCTGGGCGCGCGCTGAAGTAGAAGCGTTGTATCTTGATTCCCTGAATGATGACGCCCCGGAAAACACCGAGTCACCGGACTTCGATCCCTGGGCTAATAGTCGCGCTAATAATAAATAA
- the hdeB gene encoding acid-activated periplasmic chaperone HdeB: protein MNKFSLSTAGILVAALLTSVSVNAATETTKTEVTPKGMSCQEFIDLNPQTMAPVAFWVLNEDEDFKGGDYVDYNETITTAVPLTIEMCKKNPQSELSKIKAEIKKELSK from the coding sequence ATGAATAAATTCTCCCTTTCTACCGCAGGTATTCTGGTTGCCGCGTTGTTAACCAGTGTCAGCGTCAATGCAGCAACTGAGACCACAAAAACTGAAGTGACGCCTAAAGGGATGAGCTGCCAGGAGTTTATTGATTTGAACCCACAAACCATGGCGCCGGTTGCCTTCTGGGTGCTGAACGAAGATGAAGACTTCAAAGGGGGTGACTACGTAGACTATAACGAAACGATCACTACTGCGGTTCCCCTGACCATTGAAATGTGCAAAAAAAATCCACAGAGTGAATTAAGTAAAATAAAAGCCGAGATCAAAAAAGAATTATCTAAATAA
- a CDS encoding HlyD family secretion protein, with the protein METLLVLSYAAIVYAIFKIFKVPLNKWTVPTAVLGGIVMLGALILTMNYNHPYTEDAQKLVVGIPVVPQVTGVVSEVTDKINTPIKKGEILFKIDPTRYKAKLEKLEADIVTEKHDVMALEEKRNSARLQFEQAKAERDKYYKNYQRYQQGSRAKVNPFTANDIDTARQDYLAQDAAMDAAHAELNSIQKELDSSINGQNSQIASLQAQIDEARFNYEQTIVRAPSDGYISQLLVRPGTYASRLPFKPVMVFIPAHKNQIVAAFRQNAILRLNVGDDAEIVFNGLPGQVIEGKVVNVAPVIPTGAYYAQGTLQSLNMAPGSNKVLVSIDVGENQAEQQLPDGVAAQVAVYSAHHFEALSLLRKILLRMTSWMHYLYLDH; encoded by the coding sequence GTGGAAACATTATTAGTATTAAGTTACGCCGCTATTGTTTATGCCATTTTCAAGATATTTAAAGTACCGTTAAATAAATGGACAGTCCCTACAGCGGTTCTTGGTGGGATAGTTATGCTGGGCGCGTTAATTCTCACCATGAATTACAACCATCCCTATACCGAGGATGCGCAAAAACTGGTAGTGGGTATTCCTGTTGTCCCACAGGTTACGGGCGTGGTGTCTGAAGTCACGGACAAAATTAATACACCGATCAAAAAAGGTGAGATTCTGTTTAAAATTGACCCTACCCGCTACAAAGCCAAACTGGAAAAACTGGAAGCGGACATTGTCACGGAAAAACATGACGTTATGGCGCTGGAAGAAAAACGCAACAGCGCGCGTCTTCAGTTTGAGCAGGCGAAAGCAGAGCGCGATAAGTATTACAAAAATTATCAGCGCTACCAGCAAGGAAGTCGGGCTAAGGTTAATCCCTTTACCGCCAATGATATTGATACCGCGCGTCAGGATTATCTGGCGCAGGATGCGGCGATGGATGCCGCCCATGCTGAATTGAACAGCATTCAAAAAGAACTCGACAGCAGTATTAATGGTCAAAATTCACAGATTGCCAGTTTACAGGCACAAATTGATGAGGCGCGATTCAATTATGAACAAACGATTGTTCGTGCTCCAAGTGACGGTTATATCAGCCAACTCCTGGTGCGGCCCGGAACCTATGCCTCGAGGCTCCCTTTTAAACCCGTGATGGTATTTATTCCTGCCCACAAGAATCAAATTGTGGCGGCTTTCCGTCAGAACGCTATTTTACGTCTTAATGTAGGCGACGATGCAGAGATTGTTTTTAACGGGTTGCCGGGACAGGTGATCGAAGGAAAAGTGGTGAACGTGGCCCCGGTAATCCCTACCGGAGCCTATTACGCCCAGGGCACGTTACAATCACTGAATATGGCGCCAGGAAGCAACAAAGTGCTTGTGAGCATTGATGTCGGTGAGAATCAGGCGGAACAGCAGTTGCCAGATGGCGTGGCCGCGCAGGTTGCGGTATATTCCGCACACCATTTTGAAGCCTTGTCGTTGCTGCGAAAAATACTGTTGCGTATGACCAGTTGGATGCACTACCTGTATCTGGATCACTAA
- a CDS encoding methyl-accepting chemotaxis protein, producing MAWYPTRISTRLTIGGILLLAVTTLVIVAIMLWRGQPRVVEINTALIEETGQGLTRQLSTVLSRIEGETVSLSRLAEVLPNDESLYQSVVPHLIGEDKNSIITGGGIWPEPNAFTPGVEKRSFFWARNAEGKLDFSNDYNAEGSNGYHNESWYQHAKGHSHNSCLWSDVYQDASSGVNMVTCSIPYQHSGTFAGVATTDIRLDNVATFMQQQGNSTGGYAFVVDKQGQILYFPQADNAKQKTFSDLSRSAQWLAPVENGLKSLRVADGVKTITLENDGVLNTPSRVMLFPMADTGWVVGLVTPESRIVGLAKVMMQDVLEVLIPIMTVLLVGSWLVVRRLISRLDDTRRALDDIAQGEGDLTRRLDVRGKDEISAIAEAFNLFVDKIAAILITVRSSSVVVANNAVSLADSNMELSSRVTQQAAALEESSAAMEQLNATVHQNASNTQLADELSDNTAQTANRCGDVMQGVISTMDNVSGSSGRMVEIVAVIDSIAFQTNILALNAAVEAARAGDAGRGFAVVASEVRTLAQRSATAAQEIKALIDESVSHVGSSSQQIHTAGERLEELVSNVRQVRQLMGEIRVAGEEQRKGVSEVTLAVTEMDSTVQQNASLIDDAAARTQVLKEEAEQLALLVSTFKLPEPAAA from the coding sequence ATGGCCTGGTATCCTACTCGTATTTCCACGCGTTTAACCATTGGCGGCATTCTGCTGCTTGCCGTCACCACCCTGGTGATTGTCGCGATTATGCTCTGGCGCGGTCAGCCCAGGGTTGTTGAGATCAACACCGCCCTGATCGAAGAGACGGGGCAAGGGTTAACCCGCCAACTGAGTACCGTGTTATCGCGTATTGAGGGCGAGACCGTTAGTCTGTCACGTCTGGCTGAAGTATTACCTAACGATGAATCCCTGTACCAAAGCGTGGTGCCGCACCTGATTGGCGAGGATAAGAATTCGATTATTACCGGCGGCGGGATCTGGCCGGAGCCAAATGCTTTCACTCCGGGCGTGGAGAAGCGCAGCTTTTTCTGGGCGCGTAACGCGGAGGGAAAACTGGATTTTTCCAACGACTATAACGCCGAAGGTTCAAATGGCTATCACAACGAAAGCTGGTATCAGCATGCCAAAGGGCATTCGCACAACAGTTGTTTGTGGTCTGATGTTTATCAGGATGCCAGTTCTGGCGTCAATATGGTGACCTGCAGTATCCCATACCAGCACTCGGGCACGTTTGCCGGAGTAGCGACCACCGATATTCGTCTGGATAACGTCGCGACCTTTATGCAGCAGCAGGGCAACAGCACCGGTGGCTATGCGTTTGTGGTCGATAAACAGGGACAAATCCTGTACTTCCCGCAGGCCGATAACGCAAAACAGAAAACATTTAGCGATCTGTCCCGCAGTGCGCAATGGCTGGCTCCGGTCGAAAATGGCCTGAAGTCGCTTCGCGTTGCCGACGGGGTGAAAACCATTACGCTGGAAAACGATGGCGTGCTGAATACACCGTCGCGAGTGATGCTGTTCCCGATGGCGGACACCGGCTGGGTGGTGGGCCTGGTCACGCCAGAATCACGCATTGTTGGCCTTGCCAAAGTGATGATGCAGGACGTCCTGGAAGTGTTGATCCCGATTATGACGGTTCTGCTGGTGGGCTCCTGGCTGGTGGTGCGCAGACTGATCTCGCGTCTGGACGATACGCGTCGCGCTCTGGATGATATTGCGCAGGGCGAAGGTGATTTGACCCGTCGTCTCGATGTCCGCGGCAAAGATGAGATTTCAGCCATCGCGGAGGCGTTTAATCTGTTTGTCGATAAAATCGCGGCCATCCTGATTACCGTCAGAAGCAGCAGCGTGGTGGTCGCCAATAACGCGGTCAGCCTGGCAGACAGCAATATGGAGCTCTCTTCACGGGTGACGCAGCAGGCAGCGGCGCTGGAAGAAAGTTCAGCGGCAATGGAACAGTTAAATGCGACCGTTCATCAAAATGCGAGCAATACGCAGCTGGCAGATGAGTTATCCGACAATACCGCGCAAACGGCCAACCGCTGCGGCGATGTGATGCAGGGGGTGATCTCCACCATGGATAACGTCAGCGGTTCATCCGGCAGAATGGTAGAAATTGTCGCGGTGATCGATAGCATTGCTTTCCAGACCAACATTCTGGCCCTGAACGCTGCCGTTGAGGCCGCTCGCGCGGGCGATGCGGGGAGAGGATTTGCCGTTGTCGCCTCTGAAGTTCGTACGCTGGCACAGCGCAGCGCTACAGCCGCTCAGGAAATCAAAGCGTTGATTGATGAGTCGGTGTCTCATGTGGGCAGCAGCAGTCAGCAAATTCACACTGCCGGCGAACGGCTGGAAGAACTGGTCAGCAATGTGCGGCAGGTACGCCAGTTGATGGGTGAAATTCGCGTAGCGGGGGAAGAACAACGCAAAGGTGTTTCAGAAGTCACGTTGGCGGTAACTGAAATGGACAGCACCGTGCAGCAGAATGCGTCATTAATCGATGACGCTGCCGCACGTACCCAGGTGCTTAAAGAAGAGGCCGAGCAGTTAGCGCTGCTGGTTTCGACATTCAAATTGCCTGAACCAGCCGCGGCCTGA
- a CDS encoding ABC transporter substrate-binding protein, with protein MKTTHTLTSLFRPALIALALAAALPAAQAAVPKDMLVIGKAADPQTLDPAVTIDNNDWTVTYPSYQRLVQYKTEGDKGSTEVEGDLASGWKASDDQKEWTFTLKSEAKFADGTPVTAEAVKQSFERLIKIGQGPAEAFPKDLKVEAIDASTVKFTLSQPFAPFLYTLANDGASIINPAVLKEHAADDARGFLAQNTAGSGPFMLKSWQKGQQLVLVLNPHWAGTKPVFKRVSVKIIGESASRRLQLSRGDIDIADALPVDQLAALKQEGKVKVADYPSLRVTYLYLNNSKAPLNQVDLRRAISWSTDYKGMVNGILSGNGKQMRGPIPEGMWGFDEKAMQYSFDEAKAKAEWDKVANKPDSLSFLYSDNDPNWEPIALATQASLGKLGIKVKLEKLANATMRDRVGKGDYDIAIGNWSPDFADPYMFMNYWFESDKKGLPGNRSFYENSEVDKLLRSALSTTDQVARTNDYQQAQTIVIDEAAYVYLFQKNYQLAMNKDVKGFVFNPMLEQVFNISTMSK; from the coding sequence ATGAAGACAACACACACCTTAACATCGCTGTTTCGCCCCGCGCTGATTGCTTTAGCATTAGCGGCAGCCCTGCCCGCTGCACAAGCCGCGGTACCTAAGGATATGCTGGTGATCGGTAAAGCCGCCGATCCACAAACGCTCGATCCTGCCGTCACGATTGATAACAACGACTGGACGGTAACCTATCCGTCTTATCAGCGTCTGGTGCAGTACAAAACTGAAGGTGATAAAGGCTCCACGGAAGTAGAAGGCGATTTAGCCAGCGGCTGGAAGGCGTCTGACGATCAAAAAGAGTGGACCTTCACCCTGAAAAGCGAGGCCAAATTTGCCGATGGCACGCCGGTAACGGCTGAGGCGGTGAAGCAATCTTTTGAACGCCTGATCAAAATTGGTCAGGGACCTGCCGAAGCGTTCCCGAAAGATTTGAAGGTAGAGGCCATTGATGCCAGTACGGTGAAATTTACCCTCAGCCAGCCGTTCGCGCCTTTCCTGTACACGCTGGCGAATGACGGCGCGTCAATAATCAACCCGGCGGTGTTAAAAGAACATGCCGCCGACGATGCGCGCGGTTTCCTTGCCCAGAATACGGCGGGCTCGGGTCCTTTTATGTTAAAGAGCTGGCAAAAAGGACAGCAGCTGGTTCTGGTGCTGAACCCGCATTGGGCGGGCACCAAGCCGGTGTTTAAGCGCGTATCGGTGAAAATCATCGGTGAAAGCGCCTCCCGTCGTCTGCAGCTGTCGCGCGGCGATATCGATATTGCTGATGCGCTGCCCGTCGATCAGCTTGCCGCCTTAAAGCAGGAAGGCAAAGTCAAAGTAGCGGATTACCCGTCACTGCGCGTGACCTACCTGTACTTGAACAACAGTAAAGCACCGCTCAATCAGGTGGATTTACGCCGCGCTATTTCGTGGTCAACGGATTATAAGGGCATGGTAAACGGGATCCTCAGCGGCAACGGTAAGCAGATGCGCGGCCCGATCCCCGAAGGCATGTGGGGCTTTGATGAAAAAGCCATGCAATACAGCTTTGATGAAGCGAAAGCCAAAGCCGAGTGGGACAAAGTCGCAAACAAACCAGACAGCCTGAGCTTCCTGTACTCGGATAACGACCCGAACTGGGAGCCGATTGCCCTCGCCACCCAGGCCAGTCTTGGTAAGCTGGGGATCAAGGTCAAGCTGGAAAAACTGGCCAACGCCACCATGCGTGACCGCGTTGGTAAAGGTGATTACGACATCGCCATCGGCAACTGGAGCCCGGACTTCGCCGACCCGTACATGTTTATGAACTACTGGTTTGAGTCGGATAAAAAAGGCTTACCAGGCAACCGTTCATTCTATGAAAACAGTGAGGTCGATAAGCTGCTGCGCAGCGCGTTGTCAACGACCGACCAGGTGGCCAGAACCAACGATTACCAGCAGGCGCAAACCATCGTGATTGATGAAGCGGCCTACGTCTATTTATTCCAGAAAAACTACCAGCTGGCGATGAACAAAGACGTCAAAGGATTTGTATTTAACCCAATGCTGGAACAGGTCTTCAACATCTCCACCATGAGTAAATAA
- the ddpX gene encoding D-alanyl-D-alanine dipeptidase codes for MPETSVLVDLSVIFPSLHIDLKYATRDNITGAPVYREARCLLHTDAVTGLAKSISIAKLAGLNLVVYDAYRPQQAQAMLWNACPDPQYVVDVAIGSNHSRGTAIDVTLMDERGNILDMGADFDEMHDRSHAWHPSVAPPAQRNRLMLNAIMSGGGFVGISSEWWHFELPDATRYPLLDDCIACFPAPQITTPHPL; via the coding sequence ATGCCAGAAACCTCTGTTCTGGTCGATCTGTCGGTGATCTTTCCGTCACTGCATATCGATCTCAAATACGCTACCCGCGATAACATTACCGGCGCACCCGTCTACCGGGAAGCGCGCTGCCTGTTACACACCGATGCGGTCACGGGACTGGCCAAAAGCATCAGCATTGCGAAACTGGCGGGCCTGAATCTGGTGGTGTACGACGCTTATCGTCCGCAGCAGGCGCAGGCGATGCTATGGAATGCCTGCCCGGATCCGCAGTACGTTGTCGATGTCGCGATTGGCTCCAATCACAGCCGTGGCACGGCCATTGACGTCACGCTGATGGACGAACGTGGCAATATCCTCGATATGGGGGCCGATTTTGATGAAATGCACGATCGTTCCCACGCCTGGCATCCTTCCGTTGCGCCACCCGCACAGCGTAATCGACTGATGCTGAATGCCATTATGTCCGGTGGCGGTTTTGTCGGGATCAGCAGCGAATGGTGGCATTTTGAATTACCAGACGCAACTCGTTACCCCCTGCTTGATGACTGTATTGCGTGTTTCCCTGCCCCCCAAATAACAACACCACACCCCCTTTAA
- a CDS encoding glycoside hydrolase family 10 protein yields MSAPGFISGHYQKKLANLVARSRNILPITNVKWFAVLVGSMLLLGSCSSEPPVPKTSPQPPLTKPQRSQEPMRGVWLATVSRLDWPPISSVNGSSSAIRISQQKKALTDKLDNLKRLGINTVFFQVKPDATALWQSKILPWSDTLTGKIGEDPGYDPLQFMLDEAHKRGMRVHAWFNPYRVSVNTKPGTVTELNNTLSQNPSSVFVLHRDWIRTAGERFVLDPGIPEVRDWVTSIVAEVVENYPVDGVQFDDYFYTESPGSALNDSQTFRKYGQGFASKADWRRHNTEKLIAQVSQTIKKLNPEVEFGVSPAGVWRNRSHDPAGSDTRGAAAYDESYADTRRWVQLGLLDYIAPQLYWPFARDAARYDVLAKWWANVVKSTNTRLYIGVALYKVGEPSRKEPDWAVNGGVPELKKQLDMNETEPHINGTILFREDYLNQPQTQDAVTYIRTRWGQ; encoded by the coding sequence ATGTCTGCACCCGGTTTTATTTCAGGTCATTACCAGAAAAAGCTGGCGAATCTCGTCGCCCGTTCTCGCAACATACTGCCAATAACCAACGTGAAATGGTTCGCCGTGCTCGTCGGCAGCATGCTCTTACTCGGCAGTTGCTCTTCCGAGCCGCCGGTGCCGAAAACCTCGCCACAGCCGCCGTTAACCAAACCGCAGCGTAGTCAGGAGCCGATGCGTGGTGTCTGGCTGGCAACGGTTTCGCGCCTGGACTGGCCGCCGATCTCCTCGGTTAACGGCAGTTCGTCCGCCATCCGCATTAGCCAGCAGAAAAAAGCGCTGACGGACAAGCTGGATAATCTTAAGCGTCTTGGGATCAACACCGTGTTTTTCCAGGTCAAACCGGATGCCACCGCGCTATGGCAATCCAAAATTTTGCCGTGGTCAGATACCCTGACGGGCAAAATTGGTGAAGATCCGGGTTACGATCCGCTGCAGTTTATGCTCGACGAAGCCCATAAGCGTGGGATGAGAGTCCATGCCTGGTTTAATCCGTATCGCGTTTCTGTCAACACCAAACCCGGAACGGTAACGGAATTAAATAATACCTTGTCCCAGAATCCATCCAGCGTCTTTGTTCTGCATCGGGACTGGATCCGCACGGCGGGTGAGCGTTTCGTCCTCGACCCGGGCATTCCTGAAGTCAGGGACTGGGTAACCAGCATCGTGGCGGAAGTGGTTGAGAATTATCCCGTCGACGGCGTGCAGTTTGATGACTACTTCTATACCGAATCACCCGGTTCTGCGCTCAACGACAGTCAGACCTTCAGAAAATATGGTCAAGGATTTGCCTCGAAAGCGGACTGGCGACGCCATAACACAGAAAAGCTCATTGCGCAGGTCTCGCAGACTATCAAGAAACTGAATCCTGAAGTGGAGTTCGGCGTCAGCCCGGCAGGCGTATGGCGTAACCGTTCGCACGACCCGGCGGGTTCCGACACGCGCGGTGCGGCGGCCTATGATGAATCCTATGCAGATACACGCCGCTGGGTTCAACTGGGCCTGCTGGATTACATCGCCCCACAGCTTTACTGGCCTTTTGCCCGGGATGCCGCGCGTTACGATGTGTTGGCAAAATGGTGGGCGAACGTGGTCAAGTCAACCAACACGCGCCTGTATATCGGGGTTGCGCTGTATAAGGTTGGTGAGCCGTCAAGAAAAGAGCCCGACTGGGCGGTTAACGGTGGTGTTCCGGAACTGAAAAAACAGCTCGATATGAACGAGACTGAACCGCACATCAACGGTACGATCCTGTTCAGAGAGGATTACCTCAATCAACCCCAAACCCAGGATGCGGTAACCTATATCCGCACCCGCTGGGGGCAGTAA
- a CDS encoding helix-turn-helix domain-containing protein, with the protein MIRRRIDGLILASQQAPIMLGMAEFFLPTGQNFYDIEAVSPCTTHVIKKTDFMTVVNRDQLWESVAVVEAYIIQVMSQRDRLITSRSATDMVWGHLELLQQEPEEIRQRISAAQYIRDRTGLSRSTVMDTLARLKRQGAIQLQRGHLVCICID; encoded by the coding sequence GTGATAAGACGTCGCATTGATGGTCTTATTCTGGCAAGCCAGCAGGCACCGATAATGCTGGGAATGGCAGAGTTTTTTCTTCCTACCGGGCAAAATTTTTATGATATTGAGGCCGTCAGTCCTTGTACGACACACGTTATCAAGAAAACAGATTTTATGACGGTCGTGAATCGCGATCAGTTATGGGAGTCGGTAGCGGTCGTTGAAGCCTACATTATCCAGGTAATGAGCCAACGCGATCGCCTTATCACCAGCCGGAGTGCCACAGATATGGTCTGGGGACACCTCGAACTGCTGCAACAAGAACCTGAGGAGATCAGACAAAGGATCTCTGCAGCACAATACATTCGGGATCGTACCGGACTTTCGCGTAGCACGGTTATGGATACCCTTGCCAGACTCAAACGGCAGGGGGCAATCCAGCTTCAGCGCGGTCATCTGGTGTGCATCTGTATCGACTAA
- a CDS encoding ABC transporter permease: MTFWSILRQRCWGLILVVAGVCVITFIISHLIPGDPARLLAGDRASDEIVENIRQQLGLNQPLYVQFFRYVSDVFQGDLGTSIRTGRPVMDELRVFFPATLELAFCSLLLALIIGIPLGILSAVWRNRWLDHLVRLMAITGISTPAFWLGLGVIVLFYGHLQILPGGGRLDDWLDPPAHVTGFYLIDALLEGNGEVFFNALQHLILPSLTLAFVHLGIVARQIRSAMLEQLSEDYIRTARASGLPGWYIILCYALPNALIPSITVLGLALGDLLYGAVLTETVFAWPGMGAWVVTSIQALDFPAVMGFAVVVSFAYVLVNLVVDLLYLWIDPRIGRGGTQ; this comes from the coding sequence ATGACTTTCTGGAGCATTTTACGCCAGCGCTGCTGGGGACTTATCCTGGTGGTGGCCGGTGTTTGCGTCATCACCTTTATTATTTCGCACCTGATCCCGGGCGACCCCGCGCGGCTGCTGGCGGGCGATCGCGCCAGTGATGAAATTGTTGAGAATATTCGCCAACAGCTGGGTCTTAATCAGCCGCTGTACGTGCAATTTTTTCGCTACGTCAGCGATGTGTTTCAGGGCGATTTAGGCACCTCGATTCGTACCGGACGTCCGGTGATGGATGAGCTGCGCGTGTTCTTCCCCGCCACGCTTGAGCTGGCCTTTTGCTCCCTGCTGCTGGCGCTGATTATCGGGATCCCGCTGGGGATTTTATCCGCAGTCTGGCGTAACCGCTGGCTCGACCACCTTGTGCGTCTGATGGCAATCACCGGTATTTCGACGCCGGCGTTCTGGCTTGGTCTCGGGGTTATCGTACTGTTTTACGGTCATCTGCAAATATTACCCGGCGGTGGACGCCTGGATGACTGGCTGGATCCACCGGCGCACGTTACCGGGTTTTACCTGATAGATGCGCTGCTGGAAGGCAATGGCGAAGTGTTTTTCAATGCGCTCCAGCATCTGATCTTACCGTCCCTGACGCTGGCCTTTGTACATCTTGGTATTGTCGCCCGCCAGATCCGCTCCGCTATGCTCGAACAGCTTAGCGAGGATTACATCCGCACCGCCCGCGCCAGCGGTTTACCGGGCTGGTACATCATTTTGTGTTATGCGCTGCCCAACGCGCTCATTCCGTCCATCACCGTCCTGGGGCTGGCGCTGGGCGATCTGCTCTACGGCGCGGTACTTACCGAAACGGTATTCGCGTGGCCAGGCATGGGCGCCTGGGTCGTCACCTCCATACAGGCGCTCGACTTCCCGGCCGTCATGGGATTTGCCGTGGTGGTGTCATTTGCCTATGTGCTGGTCAACCTGGTGGTGGATTTACTCTACCTGTGGATTGACCCGCGCATCGGACGCGGAGGTACACAATGA
- a CDS encoding MurR/RpiR family transcriptional regulator produces MTPKPELFARVEHTFSQLTPSEKRVAGWLLAHAAQIPFETADGIAKATGTSGITVGRYLRKLGFRNLEDAKASLRELPVIPYQPWGMNERLDSWHQQQRLPDRAQQSLLLEIDAITHVYQLAQSDTFLRIAQQLAHAEAVYILGIQSTRGIANAFFSHLEYLRPKVSYSEGLSGSWVESLNSGFDQPYVVITDMRAYSATSRQYCRVARDRHIPLALITDVWCPWARDYGIDLLQVKTDTGHFWDSLAPVSCLFNLLLSAVVAQLGDALAGRLQTNRQLQQQFGQFEQ; encoded by the coding sequence ATGACACCAAAACCTGAATTATTCGCCCGCGTAGAACATACCTTCAGCCAGCTTACGCCGAGTGAAAAGCGTGTTGCCGGTTGGCTGTTAGCACACGCTGCGCAGATCCCGTTTGAAACTGCAGACGGCATTGCTAAGGCCACGGGAACCAGTGGCATTACCGTTGGACGCTATCTGCGCAAACTGGGTTTTCGCAATCTGGAAGATGCTAAAGCCAGCCTGCGCGAACTACCTGTTATCCCCTATCAGCCGTGGGGAATGAATGAACGGCTTGATTCCTGGCACCAGCAGCAACGTCTGCCGGACCGGGCGCAGCAGTCGCTGCTGCTGGAAATTGATGCCATTACCCATGTTTATCAACTGGCGCAAAGCGACACATTTTTACGCATTGCGCAACAGCTGGCACACGCCGAGGCCGTGTATATCCTCGGCATTCAGTCGACCCGCGGGATTGCCAACGCCTTTTTCAGCCATCTGGAATACCTGCGACCCAAAGTCAGTTACTCCGAGGGCTTGTCCGGAAGCTGGGTTGAGTCACTGAATTCAGGGTTTGACCAGCCGTATGTGGTGATAACCGATATGCGCGCCTACTCGGCAACATCACGACAATATTGCCGGGTCGCCCGCGACCGCCACATTCCGCTGGCGCTGATAACCGATGTCTGGTGTCCGTGGGCCAGAGACTACGGTATTGATTTACTCCAGGTGAAAACCGACACCGGGCATTTCTGGGACTCCCTTGCCCCCGTCAGCTGTCTGTTCAACTTATTACTCTCCGCGGTGGTGGCGCAACTGGGCGACGCTCTCGCCGGGCGCCTGCAAACCAATCGCCAACTCCAACAGCAGTTTGGTCAATTCGAACAATAA
- a CDS encoding DUF3302 domain-containing protein, producing MVLNYIALAMLIFVFLVIFYGVLILHDIPYEIAKKRNHPHLDAIHVAGWVSLFTLHALWPFLWIWATLYSDKQGWHGHVSRNDTQELTARIASLEKTLEKIAPSNVQESKVN from the coding sequence ATGGTACTCAATTATATTGCATTAGCGATGCTCATTTTCGTGTTCTTAGTTATTTTTTATGGCGTACTGATTTTGCATGACATTCCCTATGAAATTGCCAAAAAGAGAAATCACCCACATCTGGATGCGATCCATGTAGCTGGTTGGGTAAGCCTGTTTACGCTACATGCGCTCTGGCCATTTCTGTGGATATGGGCAACGTTATACAGTGATAAACAGGGTTGGCATGGTCATGTCTCGCGTAATGACACGCAGGAACTTACCGCGCGGATCGCCTCACTGGAGAAAACACTCGAAAAAATAGCACCCAGTAATGTGCAGGAATCGAAGGTGAATTGA